GTCACACCGGCGAGCGGCAGGGTCAGCGCGAACACGGTGCCGGACGGACCCGTGCGCTCCACCCGCACGTCGCCGCCCGCGCGGACGGCGACGTCCTTCACCAGCGCGAGTCCGATGCCGTTGCTCGTCCGGGTCGGCCCGCCGGTGGCCGGGGCGTCGCCGTGGGCGAACCGGTCGAACACCCGCCGCGGCGCGATCCCGGTGATGCCCTGCCCCTCGTCGCGGACCCGGATCACCACGCGGTCGCCGACGACCTCGTTCTCCACCCACACCGCGCCGCCCGTCGGACTGTGCCCGACCGCGTTGTCGACGAGCGCGACGAGGCACCGCCGGAGCTGCGTGGGCGTGACGGCCAGGACGCCCTCGCCCGGGGTGACCACGAGGTGCACCTGCCGGTCGCGGGCCAGGACCGCCATGTCGTTCGCCGCCGCCGCGAGACCGGCGTCGAGTTCCGCCACGGCGGCTTCGTCGGTCCGGCCGGCCGCGGTGGCGAGCAAGTCCTCGACGACCTCGGCGAGGGCGCGGGTGTCCGTGCGGAGCTCGTCCGCGACCGTGCGCTCGGAGCTCGCGGCGGGGAGCATCGCCTGGAGCTGCTGCACCCGGGCGCTCAGCACCGTCAGCGGCGTCCGCAGCTCGTGGCTCGCGTCCGCCACGAACGTCCGCTGCAGCCGGTACGCCTCGGCGAGCGGCCGGACCGCACGTGCGGCGATGAGCCAGGTCGCCACACCCGCGAGCACGACGGCCGCACCGCCGACGACCAGGACCGCGATGAGCAGGTCGACGGTGTCCAGGTAGACGTGGACATCCTCGGCCCCGTGCCGCTCGAGCTGCTGCGCGGGGGTGAGCTGCCACGCCACGTAGGCCACGACGAGCGCGACGACGGACACCACGAGCGCCGCGGAGACGACCGCGACCCGCAGGCCGATGCGCACGGCGGACCGTCGGTACTCGCGGCGGTCG
The Curtobacterium citreum genome window above contains:
- a CDS encoding sensor histidine kinase, translated to MKPWLTRIGTAVGLGSDQDPDRREYRRSAVRIGLRVAVVSAALVVSVVALVVAYVAWQLTPAQQLERHGAEDVHVYLDTVDLLIAVLVVGGAAVVLAGVATWLIAARAVRPLAEAYRLQRTFVADASHELRTPLTVLSARVQQLQAMLPAASSERTVADELRTDTRALAEVVEDLLATAAGRTDEAAVAELDAGLAAAANDMAVLARDRQVHLVVTPGEGVLAVTPTQLRRCLVALVDNAVGHSPTGGAVWVENEVVGDRVVIRVRDEGQGITGIAPRRVFDRFAHGDAPATGGPTRTSNGIGLALVKDVAVRAGGDVRVERTGPSGTVFALTLPLAGVTGRRRRG